A window of Coxiella burnetii genomic DNA:
GTTATTACTTATTGATATCTGAGACCACTCGACAAAATTCGTGTGAGGTAATTGTAGAAACTGATTATTATGCCAAACCAGGGCTTTCATTTGATAAACAGCCGAAACAATTTCAACTCCCCAAGGAAGAGAAAAAAACTTGGCGCGAAAACTCGAAAAATCAATGCCGCAGTGAAATCACTACAACCACCTTCGACCCAGAGGGCAACCTGCTAACAAAGATTGAACCCGACGGAACAAAAACAGAATACATTTATTACGATAGCAAGGGAGAGACGGATAAAGGTATTGTACTTTGTCCGCCAGAACCCAATGGCTTTGTGCGCTTCGTTAAAACTCAAATTGTCACGCCCGCTGATTCTGAATTTTATGCACCCGTACAACAGACAACATACGCTTATGCTCAATATCCTTGTATTGCTGGTTCTTCCTTATCTTATGCAGTCTTGCAGACACAAGAAACACTTTGCAGTGACGATGTTTTACTTTTAACAATAAATACTGATTATATTATATTAATGATCCTACCCAGTCTGAGCACGGAAGAATGAAACGTCGTGCGGAAGTGCTTACCAGTAAGGAGGGAAAGAAATATCAAAACCAAACCACCTTCGCAATTAGTTCGCAAGCGGAGCATCTTTTACAAAAAATCGACTTTACAGGCGGTGACGGTATAAAAACATCAATAAGTCGTGAGCAATCCCGTTACAGTGGCCGGCTTCTCTCTTCCACGGATGAGCTTGGCAACGTGACTCAATATGAATATGACGAATTGGGCCGTCTTTTGACACAGACTGTCAATGCATCGTCAACGACTTACGCCAGCACGACACGTTACTCTTATAGTTTAGAGACAGATGCACGAGGCAAAGTAACGGCTATCAAAACGACGGTTACCGACCCAAAAGGCAATCAGCTGCGCACCTACTATGATGGTCTTGGCCGCAATCTTAAGCAGGAGCGGCTGGATAAGGATGCCGCTGTATCACAAAAGACGGGCACTTGGTATATAACGCACCAACAACAGTACGACGCGCTGGGGCGTGAGAGCAAAACAATTACTCAAGATGTCCTGCGCCTTGACAGCGAGGTAGGTCATGCCGGTTCCGTCCTCTCAACTTCTAAGGTGATGCACTATGACAGCTGGGGTCAGAACCATCTGACGGTCTTTAGCGACGGCTACCAGGAACGATCTGTTTACGATCCGATCACCCGACGCGCAACCCTACAACCCGAAAGTGGCAGCCAGAAACTGGGCCAACAGCTTACTGAATATAACCTTGCCGGTCTGCCCATCAAAGTTACGCAGTATGATAGTCAAGGCACAGAGCAAGGCAGCGCACATTATGAATATGACGGTTTAGGACAGCTGCGTAAAGAAACGGACGAATTGGGCCAGATAACGCTGTACGAATACGATCATTTTGGACGTGTGACCCAAACCACGCTCCCTGAAAACACCATTATCCAAAAGTCTTACGCTCCCCACTCGACGGCGTCCCTGATAACCGGGATTTCGGTCAACAATTTTTCAATGGGGAACCAAACCTTTGACAGTTTGGAGCGACTCACTGAGACAACCAGTGGCGGGCGCACCTCTGCATTTTCTTATGAAAACGCATCATCTGTTCCCGCGGCGGTAACTGCGCCGACTGGTGAGACGGTTTCGTACGAGTATCTAAAAGAACTGGGCAATGCAGTGAAAAAAATCAGCGCGCCGGAAATTCTCCAAACATGGGACTATGATGCGCTGACCGGCGCCATGACCTCGGCAACGCAAGCCGCGGGGATGATCCGTCAGATGACCTATTATCCGTCCGGTTTGCTTAAGAACGAAACGTCCATGCCCGATGGCGCCGCCCAGAAGTCTACCGCCTACACCTATTCACTGGCCGGCGCTCCACAGTCCTATACGGACGTGTTCGGTGTGACGCAACGCTACGATTACGACGAACATGGCCGTCGCATTGGCATCGAAGATAACGATATCAAGGTGTCACTCGACTATGATGCGTTCGGTCGCTTCACGAAACAGCAGGCCACGGATAAAAAAACGGGCGCAGTACTGAGCACTACGCTGACCTACGATGATCTGAATCGAGAAATCAAGCGCGAAATCAGTGCAAGTGGCCAATCTGTGCTTGTCATTGAACAAACTTACCAAAGAAATCACTTGCTCAAAGAGCGAATTACTCAGCGCGGCCGCACAACCTTACGCAAAGAAATGTTCGCTTATGACAGCCGCAACCGGCTCATCGAATATACTTGCAATGGAGAAGCACGACCCCAAGACCCTTACGGCAAAGCCATCCATCGCCAGACCTTCAGCTACGATGCACTGGGTAATATGACAAAAACACAAACCGACTTCAGCGGCGGGCGCAACACCGCCACCTATATCTATAGCGCGATTGACCCCACTCAACTGCTCAAGGTAAACAACGATCACAGCGATTATCCGAAAGAAATCACGCTCGAATATGACAAAGCAGGGCGGATGATTCGGGATGAAGCCGGTCGCACGTTGCGTTACGACGCGTTGGGCCGGCTACAGCAAGTGAATGGTGCGGGCGCAAAAGGCGGTCAATATGCGTATGACGTGCTCAATACGCTGGTCAGCCAAGTGGTTCAGGATGAACGATTTATGACCTTTACTATCGTGCGGATGATCTGGTAGGCGAGGCCCGTCGCGATGGCAGCAGCCAGACCCGCTATGTGAAGTCGGATGGGTGCTGTGTGGGACAATGCACGAAGCAGGGATCATCGAACACCAGCCGGCTAACGACCACTAATCAGCAAGGCAGTGTGCTATCAGTCTCAGAAGGTAACCATGCACCGCAGGATTGTATCTATACACCTTATGGTTATCGAACCCCACAGACCGAAACGCCATCCGTCCTGGGATTTAATGGGAGCGGCTGGACCCGGTTAGTGGTACCTATCATTTGGGCAATGGCTACCGCGCCTACAATCCGATACTGATGCGCATTAACTGCCCAGACAGCTGGAGCCCGTTTGGTGCGGGGGGAATTAACCCTTATGCGTATTGCGACGGCGATCCGATCAATCGCGTGGATCCAAATGGCCATTTAAGTTGGCAGGCGGAGCTCGATATTGGCTTGGGTGTCGTCGGCCTAGTTTTGGCTGTCTTTACCGCCGGCACATCCATTGCGGCTGCCGGTGCAATTAGCGCAGCCATTGAGAGTGCTTCGGCAATCTCTTTGGTGGTGGGAACCCTCGGCGTCGCGGCGGATGTGGCAAGCATCGCTAGCGGCGCGCTTGAAGATGCCAATCCGCAAGCGTCGGCAACCCTGGGATGGATCTCCCTGGGATTGGGCGGACCGGGAGCCGTCAGCGGCCTGGCCACTGCAGCTAGAGCGGGCAAAAAATTAATCTCCGGGCTAGCCAAGGGCGGCGGTAAAATCAGGTCACAAAGTCCAGTGCAGGGAATTAGTTATAGAAGTCTATCTAGGGGGGACCCTCTTAGGGGAGGACCACCACACTTTCAAAGTTTGAGTAGGGTTACCGTGGCCCCCGAATCGATGCGCCCCGCTGGACTCAATTATTGGCACAAAGTTAGTCAGAAAAGCTCGCTCGGGTATCAACATGTTTTTGGGGCTGACAGAGAAATATTTGGATATGAAATACGGGAGCCTATAGAGTTTTTCAGAAGAAGACCCAGCATCACAAAACGCGATATAGTGATTCTATCGGGTACTCATGGTCGTGTACATGGCGATAATTGGACAAGTCAAGGGTTACGTAGGCCTGACATACTTGAGCGGGCTTTTTATATAGAAGACGTACAAAATTATAAAGGACAATTGAACGGGCGAGTTAAGATCGTGGATATGGCTGGTATGACAGAGA
This region includes:
- a CDS encoding RHS repeat protein, giving the protein MKRRAEVLTSKEGKKYQNQTTFAISSQAEHLLQKIDFTGGDGIKTSISREQSRYSGRLLSSTDELGNVTQYEYDELGRLLTQTVNASSTTYASTTRYSYSLETDARGKVTAIKTTVTDPKGNQLRTYYDGLGRNLKQERLDKDAAVSQKTGTWYITHQQQYDALGRESKTITQDVLRLDSEVGHAGSVLSTSKVMHYDSWGQNHLTVFSDGYQERSVYDPITRRATLQPESGSQKLGQQLTEYNLAGLPIKVTQYDSQGTEQGSAHYEYDGLGQLRKETDELGQITLYEYDHFGRVTQTTLPENTIIQKSYAPHSTASLITGISVNNFSMGNQTFDSLERLTETTSGGRTSAFSYENASSVPAAVTAPTGETVSYEYLKELGNAVKKISAPEILQTWDYDALTGAMTSATQAAGMIRQMTYYPSGLLKNETSMPDGAAQKSTAYTYSLAGAPQSYTDVFGVTQRYDYDEHGRRIGIEDNDIKVSLDYDAFGRFTKQQATDKKTGAVLSTTLTYDDLNREIKREISASGQSVLVIEQTYQRNHLLKERITQRGRTTLRKEMFAYDSRNRLIEYTCNGEARPQDPYGKAIHRQTFSYDALGNMTKTQTDFSGGRNTATYIYSAIDPTQLLKVNNDHSDYPKEITLEYDKAGRMIRDEAGRTLRYDALGRLQQVNGAGAKGGQYAYDVLNTLVSQVVQDERFMTFTIVRMIW
- a CDS encoding RHS repeat-associated core domain-containing protein; amino-acid sequence: MGNGYRAYNPILMRINCPDSWSPFGAGGINPYAYCDGDPINRVDPNGHLSWQAELDIGLGVVGLVLAVFTAGTSIAAAGAISAAIESASAISLVVGTLGVAADVASIASGALEDANPQASATLGWISLGLGGPGAVSGLATAARAGKKLISGLAKGGGKIRSQSPVQGISYRSLSRGDPLRGGPPHFQSLSRVTVAPESMRPAGLNYWHKVSQKSSLGYQHVFGADREIFGYEIREPIEFFRRRPSITKRDIVILSGTHGRVHGDNWTSQGLRRPDILERAFYIEDVQNYKGQLNGRVKIVDMAGMTESEFGRHVRNVNQHVILGYCWGRNDEALTYHRNLRPVISYW